In Pseudomonas lalkuanensis, the following are encoded in one genomic region:
- the ung gene encoding uracil-DNA glycosylase — MTESDDRIKLEESWKEALRDEFDKPYMKALGDFLRQEKAAGKVIFPPGPLIFNALNSTPLERVKVVIIGQDPYHGPGQAHGLCFSVQPGVPAPPSLQNIYKELKRDLNIDIPSHGYLQSWAEQGVLLLNTSLTVEQARAGSHAGAGWQHFTDKVIEAVSRNRPHLVFLLWGSHAQSKERLIDPTKHLVLKSAHPSPLSAYRGFLGNGHFSRCNKFLVQHEMEPIDWSLPEL; from the coding sequence ATGACTGAAAGCGACGACCGGATCAAGCTCGAAGAGAGCTGGAAAGAAGCCCTGCGGGACGAGTTCGATAAGCCATATATGAAGGCCCTGGGCGATTTTCTGCGCCAGGAGAAGGCCGCCGGCAAGGTGATCTTCCCGCCAGGGCCGCTGATCTTCAATGCGCTTAACTCCACACCGTTGGAGAGGGTGAAGGTGGTCATCATCGGCCAGGATCCCTACCACGGTCCGGGCCAGGCCCACGGCCTGTGCTTCTCGGTGCAACCGGGCGTGCCGGCGCCGCCGTCGCTGCAGAACATCTACAAGGAACTCAAGCGCGACCTGAACATCGACATTCCGTCCCACGGCTACCTGCAGTCCTGGGCGGAGCAGGGTGTGCTGCTGCTCAATACCTCCCTCACCGTCGAACAGGCTCGCGCCGGTTCCCATGCCGGTGCTGGCTGGCAGCACTTCACCGACAAGGTGATCGAGGCCGTCAGCCGGAACCGCCCGCACCTGGTCTTCCTGCTCTGGGGCTCCCATGCGCAAAGCAAGGAACGGTTGATCGACCCCACCAAGCACCTGGTCCTGAAGTCGGCACATCCCTCGCCGCTGTCGGCCTACCGGGGCTTCCTCGGCAATGGCCACTTCAGCCGTTGCAACAAGTTCCTCGTCCAGCACGAAATGGAACCGATCGACTGGAGCCTGCCCGAGCTCTGA
- a CDS encoding tripartite tricarboxylate transporter TctB family protein — MYVRIFAAVWLLVCALLAVVAWGFQAPFSYDPVGPRAYPLLLLFLMATAAIWLIYKPGDVEELPISWSLARKVAIFVIALFAYGLLFEPLGFVVSTTLVGFGLGMLFKGRLLPSLASGLLMGALLYGLFDYLLDVPLPLGLLAFLEN; from the coding sequence ATGTACGTACGAATCTTCGCTGCGGTCTGGCTGCTCGTCTGTGCCCTGCTCGCCGTGGTCGCCTGGGGCTTCCAGGCCCCCTTCAGCTACGACCCGGTCGGTCCGCGCGCCTACCCCCTGCTGTTGCTGTTCCTGATGGCCACCGCCGCCATCTGGCTGATCTACAAGCCAGGCGACGTCGAAGAGCTGCCGATTTCCTGGTCCCTGGCGCGCAAGGTCGCGATCTTCGTCATCGCCCTGTTCGCCTATGGACTGCTCTTCGAGCCCCTGGGCTTCGTCGTCAGCACCACGCTCGTGGGCTTCGGCCTCGGCATGCTGTTCAAGGGCCGCCTGCTGCCGAGCCTGGCCAGCGGCCTCTTGATGGGCGCACTGCTCTACGGCCTGTTCGACTACCTGCTGGACGTCCCGCTGCCCCTGGGGCTGCTGGCCTTCCTGGAGAATTGA
- a CDS encoding tripartite tricarboxylate transporter substrate binding protein, translating to MKTALSRIALITSGLLLSTQLLAEPKRPECIAPAKPGGGFDLTCKLAQSGLKDGGLLKAPMRVTYMPGGVGAVAYNAVVAQRPKDAGTITAFSSGSLLNLAQGKFGRYDENAVRWLAGIGTDYGAISVRADSPYKTLGELVEAVKKDPAAIVFGAGATIGGQDWMQTALIARAAGIDPQKLRYVAFEGGGETLTAMLGGHVQVTSSGLGEITPQLAAGKIRILAVLSDQRLPGKLAEIPTAKEQGFDIVWPVIRGFYMGPEVSDEDFNWWKQQFDTLLASEEFSKLREQRDLFPLSLTGDQLKAYVFDQVKQYKQLAGEFGLAQ from the coding sequence ATGAAGACTGCCCTCTCCCGCATCGCCCTGATCACCTCGGGCCTGCTGCTGTCGACCCAACTGCTGGCCGAGCCCAAGCGCCCCGAGTGCATCGCCCCGGCCAAGCCCGGCGGCGGCTTCGACCTCACCTGCAAGCTGGCCCAGAGCGGCCTGAAGGACGGCGGCCTGCTCAAGGCGCCGATGCGCGTCACCTACATGCCCGGCGGCGTCGGCGCCGTGGCCTACAACGCCGTGGTCGCCCAGCGGCCGAAGGATGCCGGCACCATCACAGCCTTCTCCTCCGGCTCCCTGCTGAACCTGGCCCAGGGCAAGTTCGGCCGCTACGACGAGAACGCCGTGCGCTGGCTGGCCGGCATCGGCACCGATTACGGCGCCATCTCCGTACGCGCCGATTCCCCCTACAAGACCCTGGGCGAGTTGGTCGAAGCGGTGAAGAAAGACCCGGCCGCCATCGTCTTCGGCGCCGGCGCCACCATCGGTGGCCAGGACTGGATGCAAACCGCGCTGATCGCCCGCGCCGCCGGCATCGACCCGCAGAAGCTGCGCTACGTTGCATTCGAGGGCGGCGGCGAAACCCTCACCGCCATGCTTGGCGGCCACGTGCAGGTAACCAGCAGCGGCCTGGGTGAAATCACCCCGCAACTGGCCGCCGGCAAGATCCGCATCCTCGCCGTCCTCTCCGACCAGCGCCTGCCTGGCAAGCTGGCGGAAATCCCCACCGCCAAGGAGCAGGGCTTCGACATCGTCTGGCCGGTGATTCGCGGCTTCTACATGGGCCCGGAGGTCAGCGACGAGGACTTCAACTGGTGGAAGCAGCAATTCGACACCCTGCTGGCCAGCGAGGAGTTCTCCAAGCTGCGTGAACAGCGCGACCTGTTCCCCTTGAGCCTCACTGGCGACCAGTTGAAGGCGTACGTCTTCGACCAGGTGAAGCAGTACAAGCAGCTCGCCGGCGAATTCGGCCTGGCGCAGTAA
- a CDS encoding AbrB family transcriptional regulator encodes MPKWLLTPLVGAAGGWLASLIGWPLPWMVGSLLAVITVRCIGNLPLAEVPGARKCGQWVVGVGIGLHFTPAVIEQVLANSAIILVGAVATALSSVIGISLMLRSGEDRATAFFASMPGGASEMVNLGKRNGAVLSRVAAGQSLRLLLVVLSVPALFQLFVGVPAVQHQAASVDWGWLALLLTGGAMLALLMQRFHQPNPWLIGPLLVSAGMSIGFDLQLGLPQGASQLGQWLIGSALGCHFDRAFFKRAPSFIARTLLATSLGMAFAALAAELLGWLDGLDHRSLMLGMMPGGIAELSLTAEALQLSVPLVTALQVLRLLLVLFLAEPVFRRWQKHKTHA; translated from the coding sequence ATGCCTAAGTGGTTGCTCACGCCGCTGGTGGGCGCCGCTGGCGGCTGGCTGGCCAGCCTGATTGGCTGGCCGCTGCCGTGGATGGTGGGCTCGCTGCTGGCGGTGATCACCGTGCGCTGCATCGGCAACCTGCCGCTGGCGGAAGTGCCGGGTGCACGCAAGTGCGGCCAGTGGGTGGTAGGTGTGGGCATTGGCCTGCACTTCACCCCAGCGGTGATCGAGCAGGTGCTGGCCAACAGCGCGATCATCCTGGTCGGCGCCGTGGCCACCGCGCTTTCCAGTGTCATCGGCATCAGCCTGATGCTGCGCAGCGGCGAGGACCGCGCCACCGCGTTCTTCGCCAGCATGCCGGGTGGCGCCAGCGAAATGGTCAACCTCGGCAAGCGCAATGGCGCGGTGCTCAGCCGCGTTGCCGCCGGCCAGAGCCTGCGCCTGCTGCTTGTGGTCCTGAGCGTGCCGGCGCTGTTCCAGCTGTTCGTCGGCGTTCCCGCCGTGCAGCATCAGGCCGCATCGGTAGACTGGGGCTGGCTGGCCCTGCTGCTGACTGGCGGAGCGATGCTGGCCCTGCTGATGCAGCGCTTCCACCAGCCCAATCCCTGGCTTATCGGCCCGCTGCTGGTCAGCGCCGGGATGAGCATCGGCTTCGACCTGCAACTGGGCCTGCCACAGGGCGCCAGCCAGCTCGGCCAATGGCTGATCGGCAGCGCCCTGGGCTGCCACTTCGACCGCGCCTTCTTCAAGCGCGCGCCCTCTTTCATCGCCCGTACCCTGCTGGCCACCTCCCTGGGCATGGCCTTCGCCGCCCTTGCCGCCGAACTGCTGGGTTGGCTGGACGGGCTCGACCATCGCTCGCTGATGCTGGGCATGATGCCGGGCGGCATCGCCGAACTCAGCCTCACCGCCGAAGCCCTGCAGCTCTCGGTGCCCCTGGTCACCGCCCTGCAGGTGTTGCGCCTGCTCCTGGTGCTGTTCCTCGCCGAGCCGGTGTTCCGGCGCTGGCAGAAGCACAAGACCCACGCTTAG
- a CDS encoding response regulator codes for MRILLVEDHPQLAASVAQVLKSAGWTVDVLHDGVAADLALASEDYALAVLDVGLPRMDGFEVLARLRGRGKTLPVLMLTARGEVKDRVHGLNLGADDYLAKPFELTELEARVKALLRRSVLGGEQQQRCGALVYDLGTRRFSLADEVLGLTSREQSVLEALIARPGRVMSKEQLASQVFGLDEEASPDAIEIYIHRLRKKLEGSAVRIVTFRGLGYLLESQDA; via the coding sequence GTGCGAATCCTGCTGGTCGAAGACCATCCCCAGTTGGCTGCAAGCGTTGCCCAGGTGCTCAAGAGCGCAGGTTGGACGGTGGACGTGCTGCACGATGGCGTCGCCGCCGACCTGGCCCTGGCCAGCGAGGACTACGCCCTGGCGGTACTGGACGTGGGGCTGCCGCGCATGGATGGCTTCGAGGTGCTGGCGCGCCTGCGCGGACGCGGCAAGACGCTGCCGGTGCTGATGCTCACTGCGCGCGGCGAGGTGAAGGATCGGGTCCATGGCCTCAATCTCGGGGCCGACGACTATCTGGCCAAACCCTTCGAACTGACCGAGCTGGAGGCACGGGTCAAGGCACTGCTGCGCCGCAGCGTGCTCGGCGGGGAGCAGCAGCAGCGTTGTGGGGCGCTGGTCTATGACCTGGGCACCCGGCGCTTCAGCCTTGCGGACGAGGTCCTCGGCCTGACCTCGCGCGAGCAATCCGTGCTGGAGGCGCTGATCGCGCGGCCGGGGCGGGTGATGAGCAAGGAGCAGCTGGCTTCCCAGGTGTTCGGGCTGGACGAGGAGGCCAGTCCCGATGCCATCGAGATTTACATCCATCGTCTGCGCAAGAAGCTGGAAGGCAGCGCCGTGCGCATTGTCACCTTCCGTGGCCTGGGCTATCTGCTGGAGAGCCAGGATGCGTGA
- a CDS encoding CoA-acylating methylmalonate-semialdehyde dehydrogenase → MSRTIPQLIDGEWRESRARELIEITDPATQEVLALAPKATAEEIEAAVASAKDAFQTWREVPVPERARLMLRYQQLLKEHHDELAELLASETGKTFADAKGDVWRGIEVAEHAANVASLMMGETVENVAREIDTASWVQPLGVCVGITPFNFPAMIPLWMFPLAIACGNTFVLKPSEQDPLTPNRLAELFIEAGAPKGVLQVIHGGREQVDALLTHPDVRAISFVGSVPVGQHIYRTGTAHLKRVQAFAGAKNHMVVLPDAHKDQVLSNLVGASCGAAGQRCMAISVAIFVGEARQWIPELAAQMAELRPGHWKDAHSAFGPLISQQARQRVLRLIAEGKAEGAECLLDGSQCTVPGYPNGNWLGPTLFRGVSPKMGLYREEIFGPVLVCMEVDSLEEAIALVNANPYGNGTSLFTRSGGAARHFQHAVEVGQVGINVPIPVPLPFFSFTGWKGSFYGDLHAYGKQAVRFYTETKTVTSRWFDDTPVTGPNMTIQLK, encoded by the coding sequence ATGTCTCGGACAATTCCGCAATTGATCGACGGCGAGTGGCGCGAAAGCCGCGCCCGCGAGTTGATCGAGATCACCGATCCGGCGACCCAGGAGGTCCTGGCCCTTGCACCCAAGGCCACGGCCGAGGAAATCGAGGCCGCCGTCGCCAGCGCAAAGGACGCCTTCCAGACCTGGCGAGAAGTGCCCGTCCCGGAACGCGCCCGCCTCATGCTGCGCTACCAGCAGCTGCTCAAGGAACACCACGACGAACTGGCGGAACTGCTGGCCAGCGAGACCGGCAAGACCTTCGCCGATGCCAAAGGCGATGTCTGGCGCGGCATCGAGGTGGCCGAACACGCCGCCAACGTGGCCAGCCTGATGATGGGCGAGACGGTGGAGAACGTCGCCCGCGAGATCGATACCGCCAGCTGGGTACAGCCCTTGGGCGTCTGTGTCGGCATTACCCCGTTCAACTTCCCGGCGATGATTCCGCTATGGATGTTTCCGCTGGCCATCGCCTGCGGCAACACCTTCGTCCTCAAGCCCTCCGAGCAGGACCCGCTGACACCCAACCGCCTCGCCGAACTCTTCATCGAAGCCGGTGCGCCCAAGGGCGTGCTGCAGGTCATCCACGGTGGTCGCGAACAGGTGGATGCGCTGCTGACGCACCCGGACGTGCGCGCCATCTCCTTCGTCGGCTCGGTACCGGTGGGCCAGCACATCTACCGCACCGGCACCGCCCACTTGAAGCGCGTACAGGCGTTCGCCGGCGCCAAGAACCACATGGTGGTGCTGCCCGACGCCCACAAGGATCAGGTGCTGAGCAATCTGGTAGGCGCCAGCTGCGGGGCCGCCGGCCAGCGTTGCATGGCCATCAGCGTGGCGATCTTCGTCGGCGAGGCACGCCAGTGGATTCCCGAGCTGGCCGCACAGATGGCCGAGTTGCGCCCCGGCCACTGGAAGGACGCCCATTCGGCGTTCGGCCCGCTGATCAGCCAGCAGGCCCGCCAGCGCGTATTGCGACTGATCGCCGAGGGCAAGGCGGAAGGCGCCGAATGCCTGTTGGACGGCTCCCAGTGCACGGTGCCGGGATACCCGAACGGCAACTGGCTGGGCCCGACCCTGTTCCGTGGCGTGTCGCCGAAGATGGGCCTGTACCGCGAAGAAATCTTCGGTCCGGTCCTGGTCTGCATGGAGGTGGACAGCCTCGAAGAAGCCATCGCCCTGGTCAACGCCAACCCCTACGGCAACGGCACCAGCCTGTTCACCCGCTCCGGCGGCGCCGCACGACACTTCCAGCATGCGGTGGAGGTGGGCCAGGTCGGCATCAACGTCCCCATCCCGGTCCCCCTGCCCTTCTTCTCCTTCACCGGCTGGAAGGGGTCTTTCTATGGCGACCTGCACGCCTACGGCAAGCAGGCGGTGCGCTTCTACACCGAGACCAAGACAGTCACCAGCCGCTGGTTCGATGACACACCAGTCACCGGCCCGAACATGACCATCCAGCTGAAATAG
- a CDS encoding tripartite tricarboxylate transporter permease, translating to METLNFLAQGFDVALRPINLLVALFGAFIGTVVGLLPGLGPINGVAILLPLAFALGLPPETSLILLAAVYLGCEYGGRISAILLNVPGDAAAIMTTLDGYPLARQGKAGIALSLSAMSSFIGSTIATIGVVLFAPILANWAVAFGPAEYFMLMVFAIACLGGMVGDKPVKTLLSALIGLGLATVGVDATTGVYRFTFDSVGLSDGIQFVIVVIGLFSVSEMLLMLEHTTTGQQAVKTSGRMLFNLKEFTFTWWSSVRSSLAGFVIGVLPGAGATIASAITYMSEKRMAGSSSRFGEGDLRGVAAPEAANNASACGSLIPMLTLGVPGSGTTAVMIGALTLYNITPGPLLFEQQPDVVWGLIASLFIGNVILLVMNIPLVGLFARMLSVPTWILVPAITVVSVVGVYAVHSTTFDLVLMAALGVFGYLLRKMDFPLSSLILGFVLGELMESNLRRALSITNGDLGILWSSPITIALWVLTAVMLALPGIRWMRARRAKAKLAHA from the coding sequence ATGGAAACCCTGAACTTCCTGGCCCAGGGCTTCGACGTCGCCCTGCGTCCGATCAACCTCCTGGTGGCACTGTTCGGCGCCTTCATCGGCACCGTGGTCGGCCTGCTGCCGGGCCTGGGGCCGATCAACGGCGTGGCGATCCTGCTGCCGCTGGCGTTCGCCCTCGGCCTGCCGCCGGAAACCTCCCTGATCCTGCTGGCCGCCGTGTACCTGGGCTGCGAGTACGGCGGGCGCATCTCGGCCATCCTGCTCAACGTCCCGGGCGACGCCGCGGCCATCATGACCACCCTCGACGGCTATCCGCTGGCTCGCCAGGGCAAGGCCGGCATCGCCCTCTCGCTGTCGGCCATGAGCTCCTTCATCGGCAGCACCATCGCCACCATTGGCGTCGTGCTCTTCGCACCGATCCTGGCCAACTGGGCGGTGGCCTTCGGGCCGGCGGAGTACTTCATGCTGATGGTCTTCGCCATTGCCTGCCTGGGCGGCATGGTCGGCGACAAGCCGGTCAAGACCCTGCTCTCGGCACTCATCGGCCTGGGCCTGGCCACCGTGGGCGTGGACGCCACCACCGGCGTCTACCGTTTCACCTTCGACAGCGTCGGCCTGTCCGATGGCATCCAGTTCGTGATCGTGGTCATCGGCCTGTTCAGCGTCAGCGAGATGCTGCTGATGCTCGAGCACACCACCACCGGCCAGCAGGCCGTGAAGACCAGCGGACGCATGCTGTTCAACCTGAAGGAATTCACCTTCACCTGGTGGAGCAGCGTGCGCAGCTCCCTGGCCGGCTTCGTCATCGGCGTGCTGCCGGGTGCCGGCGCCACCATCGCCAGCGCCATCACCTACATGAGCGAGAAGCGCATGGCCGGCAGCAGCAGCCGTTTCGGCGAGGGTGACCTGCGTGGCGTAGCGGCACCGGAAGCGGCCAACAACGCTTCGGCCTGCGGTTCGCTGATCCCCATGCTGACCCTTGGCGTGCCGGGTTCGGGCACCACCGCGGTGATGATCGGCGCCCTGACCCTGTACAACATCACCCCCGGCCCGCTGCTGTTCGAGCAGCAGCCCGACGTGGTCTGGGGCCTGATCGCCTCGCTGTTCATCGGCAACGTCATCCTGCTGGTGATGAACATCCCGCTGGTAGGCCTGTTCGCCCGCATGCTCAGCGTGCCGACCTGGATCCTGGTGCCGGCGATCACCGTCGTCAGCGTGGTAGGGGTGTACGCCGTGCACAGCACCACCTTCGACCTGGTGCTGATGGCGGCCCTCGGGGTGTTCGGCTACCTGCTGCGCAAGATGGACTTCCCGCTGTCGTCGCTGATCCTCGGCTTCGTCCTCGGTGAGCTGATGGAATCCAACCTGCGCCGCGCCCTGTCCATCACCAATGGCGACCTCGGCATCCTCTGGAGCAGCCCGATCACTATCGCCCTCTGGGTGCTCACCGCCGTGATGCTGGCCCTGCCGGGAATCCGCTGGATGCGCGCACGCCGCGCCAAGGCGAAGCTGGCCCATGCCTAA
- a CDS encoding HDOD domain-containing protein, whose product MDNRHDTVKLALYERFLKDASALPPMPDTSLRLRQLQAGETPSHEQVSDLLETNPSLAGRLMEFASLPLLGHVRPCPRLLDLVRQLDGRRLANLVLAFELQQLFDGDEPRLRKVFNKRWNLSLQRAALSAGLAQHLPHLQEEDALLAGLLQDVGSLPLLRELHHWPQVSRLEVDVQRLCEQLSAELGVLLLSAWKLPGNLQDCARLRRDWCRQHKGAVDLADVVQVASQLLEEPRDDDRLARLPAYQRMELPTPRLLRAELAEVVALWLKLLGGRPLEAD is encoded by the coding sequence ATGGACAATCGCCACGACACCGTGAAACTCGCGCTCTACGAACGCTTTCTCAAGGACGCCAGTGCGCTGCCGCCGATGCCGGACACCTCCCTGCGCCTGCGCCAGTTGCAGGCAGGTGAAACGCCCTCCCATGAGCAGGTCAGCGACCTGCTGGAGACCAACCCATCCCTGGCCGGACGCCTGATGGAGTTCGCCAGCCTGCCGCTGCTCGGCCATGTCCGTCCCTGCCCCCGGTTGCTGGACCTGGTCAGGCAACTGGACGGCAGGCGCCTGGCCAACCTGGTGCTGGCCTTCGAGTTGCAGCAGCTGTTCGACGGTGACGAACCCAGGCTGCGCAAGGTCTTCAACAAGCGCTGGAACCTCAGCCTGCAACGGGCCGCCCTGAGCGCCGGCCTGGCCCAGCACCTGCCCCACCTGCAAGAAGAAGACGCCCTGCTGGCCGGCCTGCTGCAGGACGTCGGCAGCCTGCCGTTGCTCCGGGAGCTGCACCACTGGCCGCAGGTGTCACGCCTGGAGGTCGATGTGCAACGGCTTTGCGAACAGCTCTCCGCCGAACTGGGCGTACTGCTGCTGAGCGCCTGGAAATTGCCCGGCAACCTGCAGGACTGCGCGCGCTTGCGCCGCGACTGGTGCCGCCAGCACAAGGGCGCGGTGGACCTGGCGGACGTGGTCCAGGTCGCCAGCCAGCTGCTGGAAGAACCCCGTGACGACGACCGCCTTGCGCGGCTGCCCGCCTACCAGCGCATGGAATTGCCGACACCGCGCCTCCTGCGTGCGGAGCTCGCGGAAGTGGTGGCGCTGTGGCTCAAGCTGCTGGGCGGCAGGCCGCTCGAAGCCGATTGA
- a CDS encoding DUF6279 family lipoprotein, with the protein MTFLLLAACSRLDLAYRNLDLVIPWWISTYVSLDDTQKAWLEPRLQKHLAWHCRTQLPEYVAWLEQLVRLSQRPKLTATDVLGQFVQVRDAARDIAVEITPTALGATQSLTPQQMGELYVAMDERNVELREEHVAPPLKQQVAARSERMRERVEEWMGPLRPSQQARIYTWARDQGDYNRIWADNRENWQKELRSALYGRHNADFPGRLTALLQAPETFWTAKYRKAYPAAEEALARLLTDLFNSADEGQRNALRRHIGEMMADLRGLECYPR; encoded by the coding sequence ATGACATTCCTGCTGCTGGCGGCCTGTAGCCGTCTGGACCTGGCCTATCGCAACCTCGACCTGGTCATTCCCTGGTGGATCAGCACCTACGTCAGTCTCGACGACACCCAGAAGGCCTGGCTGGAACCACGCCTGCAAAAGCACCTGGCCTGGCATTGCAGAACCCAGCTGCCCGAGTACGTCGCCTGGTTGGAACAACTGGTCCGGCTCAGCCAACGGCCGAAGCTGACGGCCACCGACGTGCTGGGCCAGTTTGTGCAGGTTCGCGATGCCGCGCGTGACATCGCCGTGGAAATCACCCCCACCGCGCTGGGCGCGACGCAGAGTCTCACCCCGCAGCAGATGGGCGAGCTCTATGTCGCCATGGACGAGCGCAACGTCGAGCTGCGTGAGGAACACGTCGCGCCTCCGCTCAAGCAGCAGGTGGCAGCACGATCAGAACGCATGCGCGAACGCGTCGAGGAATGGATGGGACCTTTGCGGCCGAGCCAGCAGGCCCGCATCTACACCTGGGCCAGGGACCAGGGCGACTACAACCGGATCTGGGCCGACAACCGCGAGAACTGGCAGAAGGAGCTGCGCAGTGCGCTCTATGGCCGCCATAACGCAGACTTCCCGGGACGCCTCACCGCCCTGCTGCAGGCCCCGGAAACCTTCTGGACGGCGAAGTACCGCAAGGCCTACCCCGCGGCGGAAGAGGCCCTGGCACGGCTTCTCACCGACCTGTTCAACAGCGCCGACGAAGGCCAGCGCAATGCATTGCGCCGGCACATCGGCGAGATGATGGCGGACCTCAGGGGATTGGAGTGCTACCCGCGCTGA
- a CDS encoding AraC family transcriptional regulator: MSRSVETSNWPLPANGVRFTTPPRLRRLLVRHPLTSACYPLALGYYPEALGHRMDRDEPEDNLLIYCRSGQGWLETGDGRFDVGGGDLLLLPRGRAHAYGADAQRPWSIYWVHFEGELVGDYLRPLGQSVLHRIGVQPRLLADFDALLGLRKQGLNLPHFVHAAHQLQTLLTSLAVLPVRGYLKSGRVLDVDAVQAVMRAHLHDSLNLDQLAAQFKLSRFHFAKTYRALTGHAPIQDFIQLKMAHACRLLDEGDQGVKQIAEQLGYEDVYYFSRLFRKVVGMAPSHYRALHQG; this comes from the coding sequence ATGAGCCGCTCCGTCGAAACCTCCAACTGGCCGCTGCCGGCCAATGGCGTGCGCTTCACCACACCGCCCCGCCTGCGCCGTCTGCTGGTCCGCCACCCCTTGACTTCCGCCTGTTATCCACTGGCGCTGGGCTACTACCCGGAGGCCCTCGGGCACCGCATGGATCGCGATGAGCCGGAAGACAACCTACTGATCTACTGCCGTTCCGGACAGGGCTGGCTGGAAACCGGGGATGGACGATTCGATGTGGGTGGTGGCGACCTGCTGCTGTTGCCAAGGGGCAGGGCGCATGCGTACGGCGCTGATGCGCAACGGCCCTGGAGCATCTACTGGGTGCACTTCGAAGGCGAGCTGGTGGGGGACTACCTGCGGCCCCTGGGGCAGTCGGTTCTGCACCGGATCGGCGTGCAGCCGCGCCTGCTGGCTGACTTCGATGCGCTGCTGGGCCTGCGCAAGCAGGGCCTGAACCTGCCGCACTTCGTCCATGCCGCCCATCAGTTGCAGACCTTGCTGACGTCCCTGGCGGTGCTGCCGGTGCGGGGGTATCTCAAGTCCGGCCGGGTGCTGGACGTGGATGCGGTGCAAGCGGTGATGCGTGCCCACCTGCACGACAGTCTCAACCTCGACCAGCTCGCCGCACAGTTCAAGCTGTCGCGCTTTCACTTCGCCAAGACCTACCGTGCCCTGACGGGGCACGCGCCGATCCAGGATTTCATCCAGCTGAAGATGGCCCACGCCTGCCGCCTGCTCGACGAGGGCGACCAGGGGGTGAAGCAGATTGCCGAGCAACTCGGTTACGAGGACGTCTACTACTTCTCGCGGTTGTTCCGGAAGGTGGTGGGGATGGCGCCCAGTCATTACCGGGCATTGCATCAAGGATGA
- a CDS encoding OprD family porin codes for MLTAARQALPPVCTLSLAIASCTLATQASAEFFKDSSATLEARNIYLNRDFRDGSGQSKREEWAQGFILNLESGYTEGTVGVGLDALGMLGIKLDSGPGRSGTDLLPVQDDGGTPDAYSKLGLTAKVRASKSELRLGTHIPELPVVKASDSRILPQVFEGGLLTSKEISNLTFTGGRLNEVKDRASTNSEDLAISNKNKRFAAAATGDHFDLGGLDYAFTERVTGRYFFAELDDVYRQNFFGLLASQPLGAGTLSADLRYAISDDSGRAEAGKVDNRALNGMVSYGQGSHKVGLGYQRMSGDTGYAYIDGSDPFLVNFVQINDFANADQRSWQARYDLDFAAMGVPGLSFMTRYISSDNAQVTGSSEEGREWERDIEFKYVVPNGSLKNLTFRARHAGFRSNFARDADELRLIVSYALPIW; via the coding sequence ATGCTCACTGCCGCACGGCAGGCGCTTCCGCCTGTTTGCACCCTCAGTCTCGCCATCGCAAGTTGCACCCTGGCCACTCAGGCCAGTGCCGAGTTCTTCAAGGACAGCTCGGCGACCCTCGAAGCCCGCAACATCTACCTGAACCGCGATTTCCGCGACGGCTCCGGCCAGTCCAAGCGCGAGGAATGGGCGCAGGGTTTCATCCTCAACCTCGAATCCGGTTACACCGAAGGCACCGTCGGTGTGGGTCTCGACGCCCTCGGCATGCTCGGTATCAAGCTCGATTCCGGCCCAGGCCGCAGCGGCACCGACCTGCTGCCGGTGCAGGACGACGGCGGTACACCGGACGCGTACAGCAAGCTCGGCCTGACCGCCAAGGTCCGCGCCTCGAAGAGCGAGCTGCGCCTGGGCACCCACATTCCCGAACTGCCGGTGGTAAAGGCCAGCGACAGCCGAATCCTTCCCCAGGTATTCGAAGGCGGCCTGCTCACCTCGAAGGAGATCAGCAACCTGACCTTCACCGGTGGTCGCCTCAACGAGGTCAAGGACCGCGCCTCGACCAACTCCGAAGACCTGGCCATCAGCAACAAGAACAAGCGCTTCGCCGCAGCCGCCACGGGCGATCACTTCGACCTCGGCGGCCTGGACTACGCCTTCACCGAGCGCGTCACCGGCCGCTACTTCTTCGCCGAGCTGGACGACGTCTACCGCCAGAACTTCTTCGGCCTGCTGGCCAGCCAGCCGCTTGGCGCCGGCACCCTGAGCGCCGACCTGCGCTACGCCATCAGCGACGACAGCGGTCGCGCCGAAGCCGGCAAGGTGGATAACCGCGCCCTCAACGGCATGGTCAGCTACGGCCAGGGCAGCCACAAGGTCGGCCTGGGCTACCAGCGCATGAGCGGCGACACCGGCTATGCCTACATCGATGGCAGCGATCCCTTCCTGGTCAATTTCGTACAGATCAACGACTTCGCCAACGCCGACCAACGCTCCTGGCAGGCCCGCTACGACCTGGATTTCGCCGCCATGGGCGTGCCCGGCCTGAGCTTCATGACCCGCTACATCAGCAGCGACAACGCCCAGGTCACCGGCAGCAGCGAGGAAGGCCGGGAATGGGAACGCGATATCGAATTCAAGTACGTGGTCCCCAACGGCAGCCTGAAGAACCTGACCTTCCGCGCCCGCCACGCCGGATTCCGCTCCAACTTCGCCCGCGATGCGGATGAACTTCGCCTGATCGTCAGTTATGCACTGCCGATCTGGTGA